AAGTTGCATTTGAACTAAAACGGTTGGGTGTGATTTCTATCCCTGTGAACTTTTTTATTCCGATCAAAGGGCATGCCATCCAAAAGTCATCACTCACTCCAGAGTTTTGTATTCGTGTTTTGTCTGTGTTTCGTTTGGTAAATCCTGATTCAGAAATCCGTGTGGGGGCAGGAAGAGAAGGGCATTTGGGATCTTTACAATCCATGGCACTTTACGTTTCCAATTCCCTCTTTGCAGAAGGTTATCTCAACGTCAAAGGTAGTGAGATGGAACAAACCATGAATCTCATCCGTGATTGTAATATGGTGCCTGAGTTTACAGAAGGAATTCCTGAAGGTTGGGAAGACTACGAGTCAAAGTTTTTATACGACGAGAAAAATTTTCCAGAACTCTATAAACATAAAAAGTAGTTTGCGTTTTTCACTTTTGGCGGTATCATGCTCCTACTTTACCGCCTCTAGTGAAACACATGCAAAAACCTTCTTTACCATTTGGAAAACAAATTAGTTATGCAGTAGGCCAACTCGGTTGGTCGACTCTCATCAATATCATCGGTCTCCACCAAGTTTACTTTTATTTACCTCCTTCGCCAAAACCTGGCCAAGAATGTTTCCCTGATTTGATTGAAAAAATGGCCTTTTGGGGCCTTTCAACTATAGGAGTTGTAGCGGCGATCGGCCGTTTGTGGGATGCATTCACTGATCCCCTCATTGCCAACTCATCTGATCGTTTTTCCTCTCGGTTTGGAAGGAGGATTCCATTTTTATTTTTAGGAGGAGTGCCAGCTGCCGTCTTTTGTTGGTTAATCTTTGTTCCACCACATAACTTTGTTTCTTCGACAAACCTAGTTTGGATGACAAGTTTTATGTTGCTCTTCTATTTATTTTTAACAGTGTATGTCACACCGTTTTTTGCTCTCATCCCTGAACTCGGACATACTCCAGAAGAGAGGCTCAACCTCTCAACTTATATTTCTGTTACTTATGCCTTAGGGATCATTGTCGCATCGACAGAACCAATGATCGCAAGTGCCTTACAATCGAGTTTTGTTTTTGATGCGGATCCTTCCGTTCAAACTCTTGTCGCACGCCAATATGCATTAGGAATCCTTTGTATTTTTGCTGCGATCTGTATGTACTTTCCTGTGTTTACCATCCATGAAAAAACATACTGTGAATCAGAAGCATCAAGTGTTCCTTTTAAAGAAGCACTTGTCCTCACATTCAAAAACAAAAACTTTTTGTATTTTGCACTTTCTGATTTGTGTTACTTCCTAGCACTCACCATTCTTACCACTGGGATTTCCTACTACGTAACAGTGCTATTGGAATTGGAAAGGGACTTTGTCACACAACTCCTCACTGTAATGTTACTGGTTTCCTTTGCCTTTTACCCAGTTGTTAATTTTGTCGCACGCAAAATTGGGAAAAAGAGAACCGTTCTCATCGGCTTTTACACCTTCCTTGCTTTGTTTTTATCCATCTATTTTATAGGCAAAAATAGTCTGCCATTGTCCCCATATATCCAAGGTTATATGATTGTTGGAGTCGCTGCGATACCAATTGCAATCCTTGGAATATTACCAAATGCAATATTAGCAGATATTGCTGAACTTGATTCATTAAAAACAGGTTCGAAACGGGAAGGTTTATTTTATGCAGGTAGGACCTTTATGCAAAAATTAGGACAAACACTTGCAGTTTTAATCTTTAGTTCCGTGATTTTACTGGGGCTTGACCGTGATTCCAAAAAACAAGTTTCGCCAAACGTAACGGGTATTATCGCTCCATCTGTGTCAGATTCGAAGTCGGAACTGAAAAAAAATACTGAGTCGGAGGCAAAAATAAGTAAGGAATCCACGATTTGTAAAGTCGAAGAAGTAGAAGCAGGCGGGGAACTGGGAGTTCGATTGACAGGACCTTTGGCATCTGCATTCTGTTTACTTGCAATTTTTCTCTTTGGAAAATACAAAGAGGATGAAACTTTAGAAGAGATTGCAAAGATACGTGGAAATTAAATCCTGGTTTTTGGAGCTATTCAGATGAGATATCGCATTGAGACAACCAAGTTAAAGAACGGGTATATCGAAGCCAAACTCATCGAAACAACCACAAACAACCCGATTGAATTTCGGATTTGTGATACGGAAGAATATGCGCAGGCCCAAATCAAAGATTGGCAAAAGCGCTTCCGAATGAATGAACCGCAAGAACAGGATTAAATTCTTCCTTCGATGGGGTGTTTCTATCACCCTAGTTTTGAGTCTTACAAATTGTAAAACCTACTCAAAACGTGATTACTTCGATACAAACTTTAAATGTTTTGCTGAGCCAGGTTGGCGTGATGATGGTGATTTTAAAAAATACATCGAAAAAGCCTGGCTCCCCGTACGTTTGTTATACGCCGAAGATAATAACAAAATCAAACGTTCTGAAATAGTTTTTGCAGGTGATAGTTTGGTACATTTGTTTTTACCAGACCTTATGGCAAAAGAATTTCCAGGAAAATCGGTCACCAATCGAGGCATTGGTGGTGATATGACAGAAACCTTACTCACTCGTTTAGATGATGATGTATTACGATTGGATCCTAAAACAATTGTAATTGAGATAGGTGGAAATGATTTTATCCAAGGGAAATGTCTGAGTCTAACCCAAAACAATTTACTTGCTATTATCAAAAAAATCCATTCACGAAACCACCAAACTCGAATTCTATTAATTGCTGTCCCACCAACTAGAGTGAAGGAACTCAATCAAATTGTACCTGTTTATAATTTGTTCCTGAACCAAGTCGCAAAGACGACCCAAAACGTGGAATATATAGAAGTCTGGGACATCATGCGTAAACCAGATGCACCCACTCTAAGTGAAGAGTTCATTCGTCCCAATGGTGATAGTTTGCATTTTAATGAAAAAGGATATGAAATTTGGGGTAAAAAACTAAGACCCTATTTGCAAAAATAATGAACCAAATTTTACTGATTTCTTGCGATACCATCGCCAGTAGCATTGTTTCCAAGATTTTATCGACTGTATCACTCGATGTAGATTCTTCCTATTCCAAAAAATTCCAACTACATTGTTTAAAGGTGCAAACTAATGAAAATTGGCCTAGAGAACAAATCCTTTCTATTCGTGAACAATTGTCTTCCTACAAAATTGATTTTCTTTTCACCAAACAATTATTACCTATAAATCAACCTTCTCTTTTTGTATTTGATATGGACTCAACAGTCATCAAAGAAGAAGTGATTGATGAGTTGGCAAGAAAACACGGAGTGTTTGAAGAAGTCGCTAGTGTTACAAAAAAAGCAATGGAAGGTGGAATGGGATTTGATGAAGCCCTTCGATTGCGTGTAAAACACTTGGCTGGACTATCTGTTCAGAGTTTTAAAGAAGTTTATGATGTACTCAACTTAAATGATGGTATGGAATCTGTATTTCAATTTGTTCCATCAAATGGTGGGAAACTGGGAATCCTAAGTGGGGGATTTAGTCCTGTCTTAGAATTGTTTTCAAAAAAGTACCCAGTGGATTTTTTTCGAGCAAACGGTTTAGAAGAAAAAGATGGGTTTTTCACCGGAACAATTTTTGGCGAGATCATCAATCGTGAGAAAAAAGAACTATATTTACGAAAGTTTGCAAGTGAACTTTCGATTCCAATGGAACACGTTGTTGCTGTTGGAGACGGGGCAAATGATGCACTGATGTTAAACGCAGCTGGAATTGGAATCGGAATTCATGCCAAACAAGGTTTAAAAGACAAAATCACCAATTGGATTGAGTTTACAAATTTATCCTCATTAATTTTCCTCTTTGAGAATTCGTTTTAATTCATCAAGGATTGATAATGCCTCAAGCGGTGGGATTTTGTTAGGGTCAATCTGGGAAATCCTTTTGATCACCATTTCTTCGTTAACCGAAAGCCCTTTTGGTTCTTTTTCTAAAAGATTCGCAAATAAACTTGGTTCTTCATTTTTGATTTTGATTTCTCGTTTTTTGGATTCGAGTCCCACTAAGATTTCTTTTGCCCTTTCCGAAACAGATTCGGGAATCCCTGCAAGTTTTGCCACATAGATTCCAAACGATTGTTTCGATTTTCCTCTTTTCACTTTTTTTAAGAATAAAATTTCACCGTCCTTTTCAAAGGTATCGAGGTAAAGATTGAAGATACCTGCACCTTTTTCGAGTTCTGTTAATTCATGGTAATGGGTGGCAAAAATTGTTTTTGGTTTTGGAAAGTTTTTACTTAAAAATTCTAAAATGGCCCAAGCTATCGATAAACCATCGTAAGTTGATGTTCCCCGGCCTACTTCATCAAATAAAATCAAACTATTTTCAGTAAATTGGTTTAATATTGTGGCCGTTTCTTTCATTTCCACATAAAACGTAGACTCTCCTTTTGTTAGATTGTCACCAGACCCAATCCTTGTAAATATCCGATCTACAATAGATAGGGATGCTTTTTTAGACGGAACATAGGATCCCATTTGGAATAGGATCTGGTTGATGGCAATTTGGCGCATAAAGGTAGATTTACCGGCCATATTGGGACCCGTTAACACTGCAATGGCGTTTTCCTTAGGGTTGAGTTCTAATGTATTCGGTACAAATCGTTCACCGACAGGTAAAAAAGTTTCAACGACAGGGTGGCGTGAATCAATGTATTCAATGATTCCATCGTTTCTGATATCTGGCCTTGTCCATTGGTATTCTTCTTTGGCTTCAGTTAGAGAGAGATGGTAATCAAGGGAAGCTACCTCATTCGATAGAGTCAAAAATGATTCGTAAAGTGAAATACAAGACGCCACTAATCGATCAAATACTTGTTTTTCGATTCTCTCAATGATTTCATCTGCTTGCAAAATGGTTCGTTCTAGTTCTTCGAGTTTGGGAGAGGTAAATCTTTCTCCTGTAACAAGAGTTTGTTTTTTCAAAAAATGTGAGGGAACATCTTTTGCTTGGGCTTTGGAGACTTCGATAAAATATCCTAAAATTTTATTGTATCGAATTTTTAAACTAGAACATCCCGATTCCTTTTTTTCCTTTTCTTCGAGTTCTAAGATCCAATCTTTTCCTTTTTCACGGGCGAGTATGGCATCATCATACTCTTTATTAAATCCAGATTTTAAAAAAGGAGAGTTCCCTAAAAAAACAGGCAATTCTCCATCAAAGAGAGTTGATTGAAATTCTGATACCAGCGTTTCTAAATCTTTTGGGAGTTTGGAAAAATCATAACCAATCCCATCCAAAACCAATTTCATTTGGCTTACGGCTGTTAAACTTTTTTCTATGCCTCGAAAATCTCGTGGTAGGGCTTTGCCTACCCGGAACCGAGTGATCACACGTTCCAAATCGATGAGATCACCAAGTGACTCTTTGATTTTTAATCTTTCTTTTTTGTTTCGAGTTAATATTTCAATTTTGTCCCAATGGTCTCGTATTTTATTTTCGTCTCTCGTTGGAAATAGAATTCTTTGTTTGAGATAACGTTTACCTGTGGATGTGGTACAACGATTCAAAACACCAAAAAGTGTGTGATTTTTATCGTTAGGATTTTCAACAAGTTCTAAATGGGAAACTGTTTGTTCATCTAATACCAAATATTCAGTTTCATCAATCCGTCTTGGTGATTGGAAAACAAAGTTTTGGTTTCGATAATTGTATTTAAGATAGGCATCTAATACGTGTACAACGGTATCAATACCTGCTCCTTTTTTTTGAGGTAAATAATCCTTTGGAATTTGTGAGAGTATGATTTTGGATTCTTTTGAGAGAGGAGGGATTTCCTCAGTATAAATCATTTCTTTGGGAGAAAATCGTTTGATGGTATCCAGAATTCTTTCTTTTTCTGTTTCCGAGAAAAAAAAGTAAACGAGTTCCGATGTAGAAACATCAGCAAATGCTAAATAGACGGAAGATTTTTCTTTATAATACAGAGACAAATAATTGTTTTGGTAACCACCGAGTAAGTTGTCTTCTACTACGGTCCCTGGTGTGATGATCCGCACAACTTCCCTTGACATGATTTTGGCTTTTGGGTCGTCAGGTTTAGTTTGTTCACAAACCACTACTTTTTTCCCAGCAGAGATGAGTCTTGAGATATAACTTTCTGTGGCGTGATAAGGAATGCCAGCCATCGGGATTTGGTTTTGTCTTTTTGTGAGAGTGATGTCTAAAATTTGTGCAGCAATTTTTGCATCATCCAAAAACATTTCATAAAAATCACCCATTCGAAAGAATACAATCCCATCTGGGTGTTGTTCTTTAACTTCCAGATATTGGCGCATCACAGGAGTATTTAAAGCTTCATAAGTTTCGGACATTGTGTACCAATTCTTTGATTTTATTTGGATCTTTTTTACCGTCTGTTTCCACTCCACTTGCTACATCAATTCCATAAGGATGGACTGTCTTTAAAGCTAGTTGGACATTACTCGGAGTGATTCCTCCAGCGAGTAAAAATGGTCGTTTTACGTGTGTTACATATTCCCAAGGGAAAACATGCCCACTTCCACCACCAAGACCCTTTTGGAAACTATCTAAAATCACAAGTGGAGAGTTTGGTTCTAAACCTTCATCAGATACAACGGGTGATTGAATTCTTA
The sequence above is a segment of the Leptospira sp. WS39.C2 genome. Coding sequences within it:
- a CDS encoding SGNH/GDSL hydrolase family protein, whose product is MNRKNRIKFFLRWGVSITLVLSLTNCKTYSKRDYFDTNFKCFAEPGWRDDGDFKKYIEKAWLPVRLLYAEDNNKIKRSEIVFAGDSLVHLFLPDLMAKEFPGKSVTNRGIGGDMTETLLTRLDDDVLRLDPKTIVIEIGGNDFIQGKCLSLTQNNLLAIIKKIHSRNHQTRILLIAVPPTRVKELNQIVPVYNLFLNQVAKTTQNVEYIEVWDIMRKPDAPTLSEEFIRPNGDSLHFNEKGYEIWGKKLRPYLQK
- the mutS gene encoding DNA mismatch repair protein MutS, whose amino-acid sequence is MSETYEALNTPVMRQYLEVKEQHPDGIVFFRMGDFYEMFLDDAKIAAQILDITLTKRQNQIPMAGIPYHATESYISRLISAGKKVVVCEQTKPDDPKAKIMSREVVRIITPGTVVEDNLLGGYQNNYLSLYYKEKSSVYLAFADVSTSELVYFFFSETEKERILDTIKRFSPKEMIYTEEIPPLSKESKIILSQIPKDYLPQKKGAGIDTVVHVLDAYLKYNYRNQNFVFQSPRRIDETEYLVLDEQTVSHLELVENPNDKNHTLFGVLNRCTTSTGKRYLKQRILFPTRDENKIRDHWDKIEILTRNKKERLKIKESLGDLIDLERVITRFRVGKALPRDFRGIEKSLTAVSQMKLVLDGIGYDFSKLPKDLETLVSEFQSTLFDGELPVFLGNSPFLKSGFNKEYDDAILAREKGKDWILELEEKEKKESGCSSLKIRYNKILGYFIEVSKAQAKDVPSHFLKKQTLVTGERFTSPKLEELERTILQADEIIERIEKQVFDRLVASCISLYESFLTLSNEVASLDYHLSLTEAKEEYQWTRPDIRNDGIIEYIDSRHPVVETFLPVGERFVPNTLELNPKENAIAVLTGPNMAGKSTFMRQIAINQILFQMGSYVPSKKASLSIVDRIFTRIGSGDNLTKGESTFYVEMKETATILNQFTENSLILFDEVGRGTSTYDGLSIAWAILEFLSKNFPKPKTIFATHYHELTELEKGAGIFNLYLDTFEKDGEILFLKKVKRGKSKQSFGIYVAKLAGIPESVSERAKEILVGLESKKREIKIKNEEPSLFANLLEKEPKGLSVNEEMVIKRISQIDPNKIPPLEALSILDELKRILKEEN
- the serB gene encoding phosphoserine phosphatase SerB → MNQILLISCDTIASSIVSKILSTVSLDVDSSYSKKFQLHCLKVQTNENWPREQILSIREQLSSYKIDFLFTKQLLPINQPSLFVFDMDSTVIKEEVIDELARKHGVFEEVASVTKKAMEGGMGFDEALRLRVKHLAGLSVQSFKEVYDVLNLNDGMESVFQFVPSNGGKLGILSGGFSPVLELFSKKYPVDFFRANGLEEKDGFFTGTIFGEIINREKKELYLRKFASELSIPMEHVVAVGDGANDALMLNAAGIGIGIHAKQGLKDKITNWIEFTNLSSLIFLFENSF
- a CDS encoding MFS transporter, with the protein product MQKPSLPFGKQISYAVGQLGWSTLINIIGLHQVYFYLPPSPKPGQECFPDLIEKMAFWGLSTIGVVAAIGRLWDAFTDPLIANSSDRFSSRFGRRIPFLFLGGVPAAVFCWLIFVPPHNFVSSTNLVWMTSFMLLFYLFLTVYVTPFFALIPELGHTPEERLNLSTYISVTYALGIIVASTEPMIASALQSSFVFDADPSVQTLVARQYALGILCIFAAICMYFPVFTIHEKTYCESEASSVPFKEALVLTFKNKNFLYFALSDLCYFLALTILTTGISYYVTVLLELERDFVTQLLTVMLLVSFAFYPVVNFVARKIGKKRTVLIGFYTFLALFLSIYFIGKNSLPLSPYIQGYMIVGVAAIPIAILGILPNAILADIAELDSLKTGSKREGLFYAGRTFMQKLGQTLAVLIFSSVILLGLDRDSKKQVSPNVTGIIAPSVSDSKSELKKNTESEAKISKESTICKVEEVEAGGELGVRLTGPLASAFCLLAIFLFGKYKEDETLEEIAKIRGN